The following are encoded in a window of Fimbriimonadaceae bacterium genomic DNA:
- a CDS encoding DUF1501 domain-containing protein, translating into MNPLFERDLRLSRRQLFKAGAQGVGMAALSALLAQEGYGAARQSKSGGLPGLPHMKPRAKRVVVLWQGGAPSHVDLFDYKPQLDKHRLEELPASLREGKRLSTMTSNQAKFPVLPPIKPFKQYGQCGMWLSEMLPHTGSVADDICLVKSMHTDAVNHAPGVTFFMTGSQIPGRPSMGAWVAYGLGSMTEDLPAFVVMTSSDEKKTCGQLFYDYYWGSGFIPSKYQGVRFRAEGDPVLYLSNPPGMSPELRRSLLDDLVKLDARRHADYGDPEIETRIAQYEMAFRMQTSVPELTDISKEPRSILNMYGPDVEKRGTYAHNCLLARRLLERGTRFVQLMHSGWDQHGNLDTQLALQCRDTDQPSAALVTDLKQRGMLDDTIVLWAGEFGRTVFVQGDINNKNAHGRDHFGDCYSLWVAGGGFKGGYVHGETDDFCYNVVKDPVGVHDMQATVLNQLGIDHTKLTYAYQGRDFRLTDVGGEVVRDILA; encoded by the coding sequence TTGAACCCCCTCTTCGAGCGAGACTTGCGGTTGTCGCGGCGGCAGTTGTTCAAGGCCGGTGCCCAGGGCGTCGGCATGGCGGCCCTGAGCGCCTTGCTGGCCCAGGAGGGGTACGGCGCGGCCCGGCAGTCCAAGTCAGGGGGACTGCCGGGCTTGCCCCACATGAAACCGCGGGCCAAGCGTGTCGTCGTGTTGTGGCAGGGCGGCGCGCCCAGCCACGTCGACCTGTTTGACTACAAGCCCCAGTTGGACAAGCACCGCCTGGAAGAACTCCCCGCCAGCCTGCGTGAAGGCAAGCGGCTGAGCACGATGACGAGCAACCAGGCGAAATTTCCCGTCCTGCCGCCGATCAAGCCGTTCAAGCAGTACGGCCAGTGCGGCATGTGGCTCAGCGAGATGCTCCCCCACACCGGCTCTGTCGCCGACGACATCTGCCTGGTCAAGTCGATGCACACCGACGCGGTGAACCACGCCCCCGGCGTGACCTTCTTCATGACGGGGAGCCAGATTCCAGGACGGCCAAGCATGGGGGCATGGGTGGCCTACGGCCTGGGCTCGATGACGGAGGACTTGCCCGCCTTCGTCGTGATGACGAGCAGCGACGAGAAGAAGACGTGCGGCCAGTTGTTCTACGACTACTACTGGGGGTCGGGGTTCATCCCGTCGAAGTACCAGGGCGTGCGGTTCCGGGCCGAGGGCGATCCGGTGCTTTACCTGAGCAACCCGCCGGGGATGTCGCCAGAACTGCGCCGGTCATTGCTCGACGACCTCGTCAAGCTCGACGCCCGACGCCACGCGGACTACGGCGACCCCGAGATCGAGACCCGCATCGCCCAGTACGAGATGGCCTTTCGCATGCAGACGTCGGTGCCGGAACTGACCGATATATCAAAGGAACCTCGCTCAATATTGAACATGTACGGGCCAGACGTGGAGAAGCGGGGCACTTACGCCCACAACTGCCTGCTGGCGCGTCGGCTCTTGGAACGGGGCACCCGGTTTGTCCAACTGATGCACTCGGGCTGGGACCAGCATGGCAACTTGGACACTCAATTGGCTCTGCAGTGTCGCGACACCGACCAGCCGTCTGCGGCGCTCGTGACCGACCTTAAGCAGAGGGGCATGCTGGACGACACGATCGTCCTTTGGGCGGGCGAGTTCGGGCGGACGGTCTTTGTCCAAGGCGACATCAACAACAAGAACGCCCATGGGCGCGACCACTTTGGTGACTGCTACTCCCTCTGGGTCGCGGGAGGTGGGTTCAAGGGTGGGTATGTGCATGGGGAGACAGACGACTTTTGCTATAACGTGGTCAAGGATCCGGTCGGGGTGCATGACATGCAGGCGACTGTCCTCAACCAGCTGGGCATCGACCACACGAAGTTGACGTACGCCTATCAGGGCCGGGATTTCCGTTTGACGGACGTCGGCGGTGAAGTCGTGCGGGACATTCTCGCCTAG
- a CDS encoding DUF1553 domain-containing protein, whose product MRRRIGQRGLAVWQVVVAAGPLALGLAQTGRPTEKVAYGDVAKLLRAKCVSCHGGDAPAAGLDLRTYETLMKGGASGPPVIKGQSAKSLLLQRVKGVGGPQMPLGFTPLSARELKLVADWIDQGATSTGEPAKHWAYVPPVRPPLPLVRDKRWVRNPVDRFVLARLEKEGLRPSPEADRATLLRRVTLDLTGLPPTLAEMDAFLADKSPDAYEKVVDRLLASPHYGEEMALPWLDAARYADSNGFQMEGDTYQWVWRDWVVRAMNAGMPYDRFATEQLAGDLMPGAGETTPEGRDLLVATGFNRNHMLNEEGGAIEEEQRNIVLFDRVDTTATVFSGLTMGCARCHDHKYDPFTQRDYYSLMAYFNNVPERGRPEGGVPYSLAKPWIYAGSPEQMARLTKLTAESSAADQAAKKVEDDPETARRLADWERAGDTKAPKAVQDALAAKDKSKDQEATLRTYFLDNVLRPPERATAKRLREELAAVRAATPKPMVMSDAQPRETHVLNRGNYTEPREKVGPGVPALFGATGLPKNRLGLAAWVVSPQNPLTARVAVNRYWQTFFGRGLVKTSENFGVQGEPPSHPALLDWLATEFVRSGWDVKGMHRLIVTSATYRQSSRVSPALLKRDPENVLLARGARFRMPSLVLRDVALAASGLANLKVGGAPVYPYQPKGIWSSLAITDERDFTYPQSHGADLYRRSIYTFWRRTVAPGNMFDASARQVCVVRSYRTSTPLHALTMLNDVTWVEAGRALAQRVMLAKASRPERLGLAFRLVCGRTPSPSEMAVLSSSVDKALSAFRKDEAAASRYLAVGESPRDRSLGVPEHAAYAAVCLSILNLDEAMTRE is encoded by the coding sequence ATGCGTCGGCGGATCGGGCAACGGGGCCTCGCGGTATGGCAGGTCGTGGTGGCGGCCGGGCCCTTGGCGCTGGGTCTGGCCCAGACAGGCCGCCCCACGGAGAAGGTGGCCTATGGCGACGTCGCCAAGCTGCTCCGGGCCAAGTGCGTGAGTTGCCATGGCGGCGACGCGCCGGCGGCCGGCCTCGACCTGCGCACCTACGAGACGCTGATGAAGGGCGGGGCAAGCGGCCCTCCCGTCATCAAGGGCCAGTCGGCCAAGAGCCTGCTGTTGCAGCGGGTCAAGGGCGTGGGCGGGCCTCAGATGCCGTTGGGGTTCACTCCGCTTTCTGCGCGGGAATTGAAGTTGGTCGCCGACTGGATCGACCAAGGGGCGACGTCGACTGGGGAGCCCGCGAAGCACTGGGCCTACGTGCCGCCGGTACGGCCCCCTCTTCCCCTTGTCCGGGACAAGCGATGGGTCAGGAACCCGGTCGACCGGTTCGTCTTGGCGAGGCTGGAGAAGGAAGGGCTACGGCCCTCACCAGAGGCGGACCGGGCCACCCTCCTGAGGAGGGTCACCCTCGACCTGACCGGCCTGCCGCCGACCTTGGCGGAAATGGACGCCTTTCTTGCCGACAAGTCGCCCGACGCCTACGAGAAGGTCGTCGACCGGCTGCTGGCCAGCCCCCACTACGGCGAGGAGATGGCCCTGCCGTGGCTCGATGCCGCGCGCTACGCCGACAGCAACGGCTTCCAGATGGAAGGCGACACCTACCAATGGGTGTGGCGCGACTGGGTGGTGCGGGCGATGAACGCGGGGATGCCCTACGACCGCTTCGCCACCGAGCAGTTGGCGGGAGACCTGATGCCGGGGGCGGGCGAAACGACCCCCGAGGGCCGTGACCTGCTCGTCGCGACGGGGTTCAACCGCAACCACATGCTCAATGAGGAGGGCGGGGCCATCGAGGAAGAACAGCGCAACATCGTCCTCTTTGACCGGGTCGACACCACCGCGACGGTCTTCTCCGGTTTGACCATGGGCTGCGCCCGGTGCCACGACCACAAGTACGACCCGTTCACCCAGCGCGACTATTACAGCCTGATGGCGTACTTCAACAACGTCCCCGAGCGGGGCAGACCGGAGGGCGGGGTCCCCTACAGCCTCGCCAAACCCTGGATCTACGCCGGGTCGCCGGAACAGATGGCCCGCCTGACCAAGCTGACGGCCGAGTCGTCGGCCGCCGACCAGGCGGCGAAGAAGGTCGAGGACGACCCCGAGACGGCGCGCCGACTCGCTGATTGGGAGCGGGCGGGTGACACCAAGGCGCCAAAAGCGGTCCAAGACGCCCTTGCCGCCAAGGACAAGAGCAAGGATCAGGAAGCCACGCTGAGGACGTACTTCCTGGACAACGTGCTCCGGCCCCCGGAGAGGGCGACCGCCAAGCGCCTGCGCGAGGAACTGGCCGCGGTGCGGGCGGCGACTCCCAAGCCGATGGTGATGAGCGACGCGCAACCTCGGGAGACGCATGTCTTGAACCGAGGGAACTACACCGAGCCGCGCGAAAAGGTCGGGCCGGGGGTACCGGCGCTGTTCGGCGCGACCGGACTCCCAAAGAACCGCCTTGGGCTGGCGGCATGGGTCGTCTCGCCCCAGAACCCGCTCACTGCCCGTGTGGCGGTGAACCGCTACTGGCAGACCTTCTTCGGTCGCGGCCTGGTCAAGACGTCAGAAAACTTCGGCGTCCAGGGCGAGCCACCGTCCCACCCCGCCTTGCTTGATTGGCTGGCCACCGAGTTTGTCCGGAGCGGTTGGGACGTGAAGGGCATGCACCGCCTGATCGTGACCAGTGCGACGTACCGCCAGTCGTCGCGGGTCTCGCCGGCCTTGCTCAAGCGCGACCCCGAAAACGTGTTGCTGGCGCGCGGGGCACGGTTCCGGATGCCTTCGCTGGTGCTGCGCGACGTGGCCCTTGCCGCCTCGGGCCTGGCCAACCTCAAGGTGGGCGGGGCTCCGGTGTACCCCTACCAGCCCAAAGGCATTTGGAGCAGTCTGGCGATCACCGACGAGCGGGACTTCACCTATCCGCAGTCGCACGGCGCTGACCTCTATCGGCGATCCATCTACACGTTCTGGCGACGGACAGTGGCGCCGGGGAACATGTTCGACGCCTCCGCGCGGCAGGTCTGTGTGGTGCGCAGCTACCGCACTTCCACGCCTCTCCATGCCTTGACCATGCTCAACGACGTCACGTGGGTCGAGGCGGGGAGGGCGCTCGCCCAACGGGTGATGTTGGCCAAGGCGTCGCGCCCCGAGCGGTTGGGCTTGGCGTTCCGCCTGGTCTGTGGACGGACGCCCAGCCCAAGCGAGATGGCCGTCCTGAGTTCCAGCGTCGACAAGGCGTTGTCGGCGTTTCGGAAGGACGAGGCGGCGGCAAGTCGATACCTCGCGGTGGGCGAGTCGCCGCGCGACCGGTCGCTCGGCGTGCCCGAGCACGCCGCCTATGCGGCGGTCTGTCTGTCGATCCTCAACCTGGACGAGGCGATGACGCGGGAGTGA